The Megalobrama amblycephala isolate DHTTF-2021 linkage group LG13, ASM1881202v1, whole genome shotgun sequence genome contains a region encoding:
- the ndufaf6 gene encoding NADH dehydrogenase (ubiquinone) complex I, assembly factor 6 isoform X2, whose amino-acid sequence MRMQFWKSAVEDIYRDDPPVQPVSAELWRAVRKHTLTRRWMLRIISEREKDMEDRAYRNLQELEAYGENTQSSLLYLLLETLGVKNVHADHAASHIGKAQGILTCLRATPYNSSRRKVYLPMDICMLHGASQEDFIRGSRDQNVRDVIYDIASQAHVHLQHARSFSENVPHAAMPAFLQTVVLEDYLQKVRKVDFDVFHPSLQKRNPMMPLQLYLRSWKKIY is encoded by the exons ATGCGAATGCAGTTCTGGAAGAGCGCCGTGGAAGACATTTACAGAGATGACCCTCCAGTCCAGCCCGTCAGTGCAGAACTATGGAGA GCAGTAAGAAAGCACACATTAACAAGGAGGTGGATGTTGAGAATCATATCTGAAAGA GAGAAAGACATGGAGGACAGAGCGTACAGGAACCTTCAGGAGCTGGAGGCCTATGGTGAAAACACACAATCCTCTCTTCTGTACTTGCTGCTGGAGACACTTG GTGTGAAAAACGTCCATGCAGACCACGCCGCAAGCCACATCGGCAAAGCCCAGGGCATCCTGACCTGCCTGCGGGCAACCCCTTATAACAGCAGCAGACGCAAGGTCTACCTGCCCATGGACATCTGCATGCTG CATGGAGCGTCTCAAGAGGACTTCATCCGTGGCAGCAGGGACCAGAACGTCAGGGACGTCATTTATGACATTGCCAGCCAAGCCCATGTCCATCTCCAACAC GCAAGATCATTCAGCGAGAACGTTCCACATGCAGCCATGCCCGCCTTCCTGCAAACG GTTGTTTTGGAGGACTACCTGCAGAAAGTGAGGAAAGTAGATTTCGATGTGTTTCACCCCAGCCTACAGAAGAGGAATCCAATGATGCCCCTTCAGCTGTATTTACGATCATGGAAGAAGATCTATTGA
- the ndufaf6 gene encoding NADH dehydrogenase (ubiquinone) complex I, assembly factor 6 isoform X1, giving the protein MTHTQEEVQLKDTGCMGFAMASSVNIKNGLLTTKNSLHIKIPYPTFIQRQTEIKCTRALTNSTGQHNEQYCIDIVRKRDYDGFLCSLLLPEAVRRSALALRAFNVELAQIKDSVSQKTIGLMRMQFWKSAVEDIYRDDPPVQPVSAELWRAVRKHTLTRRWMLRIISEREKDMEDRAYRNLQELEAYGENTQSSLLYLLLETLGVKNVHADHAASHIGKAQGILTCLRATPYNSSRRKVYLPMDICMLHGASQEDFIRGSRDQNVRDVIYDIASQAHVHLQHARSFSENVPHAAMPAFLQTVVLEDYLQKVRKVDFDVFHPSLQKRNPMMPLQLYLRSWKKIY; this is encoded by the exons ATGACGCACACGCAAGAGGAGGTTCAGCTCAAGGATACTGGATGCATGGGGTTTGCTATGGCATCCAGTGTAAACATAAAGAATGGACTTTTAACCACCAAAAACTCCCTGCACATAAAGATTCCCTATCCCACATTTATCCAGAGGCAAACCGAGATCAAATGCACAAGAGCATTAACAAATTCGACAGGACAGCACAATGAACAGTATTGTATTGATATTGTAAG GAAGAGGGACTATGATGGATTTTTATGTTCATTGCTTCTTCCTGAGGCTGTTCGTCGCTCTGCACTGGCACTGAGGGCGTTCAATGTAGAACTGGCACAG ATTAAGGACTCTGTTTCCCAGAAAACCATTGGTTTAATGCGAATGCAGTTCTGGAAGAGCGCCGTGGAAGACATTTACAGAGATGACCCTCCAGTCCAGCCCGTCAGTGCAGAACTATGGAGA GCAGTAAGAAAGCACACATTAACAAGGAGGTGGATGTTGAGAATCATATCTGAAAGA GAGAAAGACATGGAGGACAGAGCGTACAGGAACCTTCAGGAGCTGGAGGCCTATGGTGAAAACACACAATCCTCTCTTCTGTACTTGCTGCTGGAGACACTTG GTGTGAAAAACGTCCATGCAGACCACGCCGCAAGCCACATCGGCAAAGCCCAGGGCATCCTGACCTGCCTGCGGGCAACCCCTTATAACAGCAGCAGACGCAAGGTCTACCTGCCCATGGACATCTGCATGCTG CATGGAGCGTCTCAAGAGGACTTCATCCGTGGCAGCAGGGACCAGAACGTCAGGGACGTCATTTATGACATTGCCAGCCAAGCCCATGTCCATCTCCAACAC GCAAGATCATTCAGCGAGAACGTTCCACATGCAGCCATGCCCGCCTTCCTGCAAACG GTTGTTTTGGAGGACTACCTGCAGAAAGTGAGGAAAGTAGATTTCGATGTGTTTCACCCCAGCCTACAGAAGAGGAATCCAATGATGCCCCTTCAGCTGTATTTACGATCATGGAAGAAGATCTATTGA